In Sciurus carolinensis chromosome 16, mSciCar1.2, whole genome shotgun sequence, the genomic window GGAGACTGGTGGATGGGGCATCTTAATTTCTCAAGACTACCCAGGTTTTTCAGGCTAAATTTCAGTCCTCGGCACGCACTCAGGGTTCTCCACAACTAGAACAGGGGAATGTCCAAGGAAGAAAAATTACCCTGAATGATGTGCTTATGGTGTCTTTGCTACCAGTTCAGGTTCCAATCATCCAAAAATGTTTACTGTTCTCATAAACTGTAAATGGTTTAAAGGCAGGCTATACATCCTACACCGTGGTACATGCAAACAATTTCCAAGATAAACTAAAGCAAATGTAAATCACTAGGCCTCAACCACCACGTGACAGTGCACGCTGCAGTTCCACCACTTAGACCTCTTTGGTGTTGGTAAAGGACTTGAACACATGACCCAGATGCAAGAGGCAGACGTTCGTTTGGATCTAAATGCCACAAACCAATTATTGTCAATTTCATCAAATGTGATTATGTTGATTATGCTTTAAAGTCATCTTGTTAGATATTAATGAAATGGTTTCATTTTAAAGCACTGGAAGGGTGTAAAATAGATGGAATAAATTGGTAAAAACATAGACAATTATATTCAGGTGTGTAATATACCACCTTTGGTAGTTTGAGAATTCccgaaatattaaaaaaaaaaaaaaaaaaaaaaaacgcgcGCACGCGCGCCACGTGCTACTTTTCAACTAAGACCCCAGGGAACCAGACCCAGAGGACGACCTCTGCGTGCCGGGTGTGCCTCCAGCGGAAGCCCCGACCGATTCTTTCCTGCCTGACTCGAAGTGAACCAAGCCTCTCCATCCCCTCAGCGCTCACTGCGGCGTTAAACACGCGGTCCCGACAATAAACGCCTCTCAGGGTAAACCGAATTGCTGAAGAACGCCAAGGAGagttcttcctcattttctacGTCGGACCCAACTCGCGGCCTAGACTCTCGGGAGAAGCGAGCACACGGTCCATTTAGCACCACCCAACCACACCGGTCCGAGCACGAGGGGGCTGGCCCTGCGAAGCGACGTCACGGCGCCCCGTGCGCCGGGTCAAGGTTTAGCCCCGCCCCGCTTCCCCCTCGCTGTCTCCCTCGGCCTGCGCCGCCGCCGACGCCACTCGTGGGCCCGGCTTCGCTCTGTTCGCTCCGCCGCCTCCTTCCCAGAGTGCTGCCCGTAGGCCGCCATGGCTAACGTGGCCGACACGAAACTGTACGACATCCTGGGCGTTCCGCCCGGCGCCAGCGAGAACGAGCTGAAGAAGGTATTGGGAAGCGGGCCGGTCGGGCAGGGTGTGTGGGGCGCGGGGCCTGCGCGTCCGGGCGGCCAGGCCGCGCTACGGGACGGCCCATGAGCCGGCGCCCGCTGCAGCGAGCCCAGGCTGAGGGGTGGTGGTGGCAGCGGCGGCGGGACCGGCCTCGCCGTGGGCCGCACATTCCGGCCCGGGCTGACCTTGGGCCGCCGGCCCCGCCCGCCTGCAGATGCAGCAAATAAAACTCACTCCTGCGCAAACAGGACGAAAACCaacctttccttcctctgtttgCCGGCTAGCGCCTAAGGCCCGGCTCTCCTGGGAGGCAGGAGCCCTTCGGCCCTCCCCGCTCACCACCCCGGAAAAACAGGTTGGCTCGAGGTGTCCTGAGCATCCCGGCCCCGGAGAGAAGCTGTCCACGCCGTGGACGTCGGCTCCGGGTGTAGGGCGCCGCGAGGCGGAGCCGCAGGAGGGTCGAGGCCGCCCCCGCCGGGTGCCTCCGGGCTATTGGGTTTGTTTCCTGGGCGCCGAGGCTGCGACCTCTgctcctccctcttatttccctcgcCTATAGAGCTTGAGGTAGCGTGGGTCAGTGTTTGGATGCATTGTTCTGTGGGCAGGTAATCTAAATGGCCTGTGCCCGCTTTAGGAATGAGCCGTGGGTCCCAGCCAAACACCTGAGTGTACACTGACTAAAAATAAACAGGTCGTATTATCGCCCTTTGCAATGCTACAGAATCTTTCATCTTAGAATTTCAAAGCAGTTGTGACATTTAATTAAGTGGCACAGCATCCTCCGTGGCTTAGGGTATCCGGATttgaaagctgaaaaaaaaaacgAGAATGCTCCTTAGGCAGTAGGACCGGTACAGTCGAGAGTAAAATGGACTTCCTGTTACCCTACCGGAAATGCtagtttatattatataattcatGAGTCTGAGTGAATGAAGACTTAAATCTTGTATGTCCAGACCACGTAATTGAGAACATACGCAGCTTCACTCCGATCGAGGCCACAGTAGACCCCCATCACCCACCTGTGCAAATAAAACATATCGTCTAAGAGCATCTTTTGGCTTTTTCTTATTGTTGCAGTTAAAGGGAAGACAAGGAGCCATCACGGACAGGGATTTGTAGCTTAATTCAAACTAATACTTTGCCTCTGTAAACATTAATTGTTTCAGATTATTGGGGTTGTCTTAATCTGCTTACTAACCATAAAAGAAATTTGATAGTAAGAACAagtaatatatttcaaatatatttgttcatttctagCATTACTTCATTGTTTGTATCTGAGTTTTACTCAGTAtaatctattttcaaatataactGTCTACTGTGTTATAGTAAATTGTTGAATAAACAATTTTGAGATGAAAAAATACCAGTCGTGATGGTAACATTTTTGGAAGGTTATGACTTAGGAAAGTGGGTATCCTTACAAATCTTTAAACTGATGTTTATGTATAAcccttctttaaaaatcttttttaaaggcATACAGAAAGTTAGCCAAGGAATACCATCCAGATAAGAATCCAAATGCTGGAGACAAAGTAAGTTATTTgaaactttttgttgttgctcttgGGTTTTAGTTTTAAACTTAAATTGCCCTCCTTGAAAAGAGGAATATTGTAGGAAAAGTCCATCTATGACCATAACAGCCAAATACTTACATTAAGAATCTTCtggtttgggggctgggggtgtagcttagtgatagagtacttacctagcacatgtgaggcactgggttcgatcctcagcaccacataaaaataaatgaataaaataaaggcattgtgtctataactaaaaatatttttttaaaaagtaccttcTAGTTTTGTATTGTGAATACTAACATTTGAGCAGTAGTTAGGAGTAAATAGGACCTGAATCAAACCAAAGGTAACTTACAGCTTTTATTGGAATTAAGTGGATTCTAGGTTTCTGTAGTTTTCCCCCACTCTTCTATTTGAAAATccaattgttttctctttttacttttttctttatagtttaaaGAAATAAGTTTTGCATATGAAGTATTATCAAATCCAGAGAAGCGTGAGCTATATGACCGATATGGAGAACAAGGTCTTCGGGAAGGTAGCGGTGGAGGTGGTGGCATGGATgatattttctctcacatttttGGTGGAGGATTGTTCGGCTTCATGGGCAATCAGAGTAGAAGTCGAAATggcagaagaagaggagaggacatgATGCATCCGCTCAAGTGAATATCTTTTTTTGTTCTATTATGTACTTTCTTCAAACGCTAATGCTCGGTAGAAATATCATAGAATGTTCTgtccttcatttaaaaacaaataaaatcatttccagtgactcaggaggctgaggcagaaggattgtaagttgcagcttcagcaatttagcaagaccctatgcaacttggtgagaccctgtctctaaataaaatacaaaaaggaatttgggatatggctcagtggtctagtgcccctgggttcatcccgagtaccaaaaaagaaaaaaatcatcctgTGTTCATTAAGTGACTAAATGAATTTAATAACTGGATGTTTGTATTTTGCTTTAGATAGATCATAAAAGGACAAGTGCTGGTATTGACTGAGTAGgaagatgaatttttaaagtgtGGGGATTATTTTCTCTGGGACATTTAAATCTTTCAAGTtaccttatatttaaaaaaattacatagtgACTGTCTGCCTAGTTTGTTTATATGTTATAGTCACTCATTACTTGATCCTCAGTGTGAACTCTCCAAAAATGGTTTCCATGGAACTTGCTGGCTTCTAGCCTGGTATTAATCTGCCAGCATATGAATGGTGTCGTCCTTGATCTTAGACTGGGAGTCCACAAACCCTTTACAATATGAAATAGATACTTCACTGTTTGAAATTTGTGAGGTCTTTtatccagtgttttttttttttttttcccccttcatgaAATACTAATGTTTTCACTAGCAAATGCCAGAGATGAGTTCAGgagtttatgtaaaatatttcttaaataaatatttcatatcttGTTTGACATTTGAGTAAATTGGAGGAATTCATGTGGGGTCTGTTACCTTGTCTGAGTGTCACCCTTAAATCtgtgtgattttaaaagaatttaccctaagaaataaattatcatttGGATACTATTCCAATAGTAATATTTGTGCAGTGGGAGTTGgttcttccatatttttctttgatattgaaATGCTCTAAGAAGTAAATggactttttttaaaacagtaaatagTGAGGCATGtcggtgcatacctataatcctagcaactgaggaggctgaagcaggaggattacaagtttgaggtcagcctcagccctatcttaaaataaaaaggattggggatatggcatccctgggttcaatcctgagtacaaaaaaaaaaaaaaaaaaaacagtattttgtgtgccttttaaattttttttcatactatacagcaaatgcaattttttgctgttttaatattacttaaaatttttatttccacttattacatttgcttttgtgtggctttgtaatattccattttgtgacGTGTAATCACTCATCTTTTATATAGGAtattgtcagttttattttgttttttttcctttaatagtaTTGCTATATTTTTTATATACAGTTTTGTCTCTTTGACAGAGATTCTCAGGCAGGCATCACTGTTTGAGTCTGATAAATACAAATGAATTCCCTTATGAAGAGATTGTGCCAGTTTAGACCCTAATAGAGAGTGTTGACTTTGCCTGACCATTActcccattttccctttcttGGCCGTATTTGTTGAAATGTGAATTTTTCTGGCTTCTGGGATAGTGATTTTGCAAAgtgattatatttaatatataccaGGGAAACAGACTACCTGTTTGGATAAAGGTTCTTAGTGGAAGAACAAAAATAGGTGCAACCAAGTGATTTTAATTAATACTTAAGATGTAGATGTGTCATCTGGAAATGTCAGTAATGTTTTGTAcataaatgtgttatttttatactGTCTACGGTGTGAAAAGTTTtagcttaaaataattttgagaaagttTGAATACCACAAATAGTTTAGGTGCCTTTTAaactatttcttcatttcctcaaCTCCCAGGATTTAAAAGTAAATCATTAGTACTACTAAACGAGGtttaggggctagggatatagctcagtgtggAATACTTaacctagcatgggtgaggccttGGTTTTGAGTCCCAaccctgaggaaaaaaaataaagattaaaagacACAACAAGACGggtaaaactaaaatattaaatacctTGCTGCCAAGTCTTAAATGAATAGTATTGATGAGAATTTTGATATATAtagttttgggtttgtttgtttgtctgttttgctgTACTGGATTTTGAACCCAGGTTTtgtgtttgtgggtttttttttttttttttttttaaggttagtATGGAAATTGGTGCTGTGGTTCAAATGTACTACGTATGaataaaagtgaattaaattttagcagttgtatatttttattaagcCATTTCTCCTTATGCCATTTTAATGTGTACAGTTGAGTAGATTAATAGTTAGACTTTTGAATCATAGACTCCTTTGAAAATTTGGTAAAATTGTTCAGTGTTGGTTATAATTCAGTGGAATCTTCAGAAACTAAAAGTTGGAGACATTCtgttaaaaatctattttttcccctcctttctgtCACAGTATAGGtaaatctacttttttcttttccaggactcaatgcaagtgttttaccaccaagctacatcctaAGCCCAAggcccttttttgttgttgttcttgtttttagcttttactttatttttttaatgtggtgctgctgaggatcaaacccactgcctcacacgtTAGTCGAgttttctgccactgagctacagccctagccccaaAGGCCACTGTTTTTGACATACAGTCTAAGCACCTTCCTTAAGCTGTAGTCTTTGTAATTGTCCAGGGGGAGAACACAGCTTTGTCCTACACAAGTTACTTAGcttctttgtaaaatggggataattgtACCTCTTTCAGAGGGTTATGACTTGGAGTTACTTGGGTAGAGGGCTCATGCCTGAGGTCAGAAAAAGATTTTGATGACCTGAGTTTGTGCAATTACACAACTCTATCAGAAATTGTACCACAACAAATTGTTGGCCTAATGCTGTAAGTTCTGACTTTGAGCACCATTTACATTGTCTGTAGTCATAAAATCTTTCTGTAAATTTGAGCTACAAAATAAGATCTCTCAGTTGAACTGATTTAATGTGagatctttttaaactttttgttttaaaaagttactgtGGAATTTGCTGTATCAGCTATTTATATCTCGTATTTAAGAAATTTGGTAAAATTTGtttgaatttgattcttttctccccAGAGTGTCTTTAGAAGATCTATATAATGGCAAGACAACCAAactacaacttagcaagaatgtACTCTGCAGTGCATGCAATGGGTAAGTGTGCGTTTGGTTTATGCAgtattattttcctcttctagTGGCGGGCTGAAAGTCTACTACTAGGTAAAAACTGTTCTTGATTTAAAACTTACTACCCAACAGAAGATTTTCTGGTACCTCTTAAGGTCAATTTAAACATTAGTTATAGGGGATGAACAGCACAATTCCTGGTTGCATGGCATATTGGAATGGTCTGTGGGCAAAAATCTAATTTATGCTTCTGCTCACTAGCCAAGGCGGGAAGTCTGGAGCTGTTCAGAAGTGTAGTGCTTGTCGGGGTCGAGGTGTACGCATCATGATCAGACAGCTGGCTCCAGGAATGGTACAACAGATGCAGTCTGTGTGCTCCGATTGTAATGGAGAAGGTATGCATGCCAATATTTCTTTGCTTGTATGTTGGAATGGATTGGGAATGCAGAAATTAAAGGATTAACAATTTTTCTTAAAGTATATTTGAAGatagagttttaaaagaaaaagtgaaaacaattGTTCCCTTACAGATAGGCCCAATGAACACAATTAAATAGTATATTTGTGTTAATGTCCAGTGAAAGTTTAGTCTCATTTTGGTTTTAGTTGTTGAAAATTGAACACAGTACCTTACTTGTGCTCAGCATTgtctctaccaccaagctatacccCTAACCCCAGGTTaagtcagtctttttttttttttaattctagaaagATGGGTAAGATGATTATTTgtcccttttgtattttaaaagataattatattCGCTGTAAGGAATGAGAGATTCTGATAAAAGCAGGATTTTATTATAATCTTTAGTTAGCTTTTGAGGACAGacactgaaattgaagttgttctcaaagaagtaaatatttcagttttgcaGGCCAAATAGTTCATCATATCTACTCACGTCTGCTTTTGGTGCTTTTTGTAGCCACTGACAGTATGTGCACAAATAGGCATGACTGTGTTCTAATGAGACTCTTCCCCCGCCCCCCATTACTCAAAtagaactttgtgtgtgtgtgtgtgtgtgtgtgtgtggtactggggattgaacccaggaccttatacttgacaggcaagcactctacaaactgagctatatccctagcccttctaataggacttttaaaaaaataagtagctTTCTGAATTTGACCTGTGAGATCTCTCTTTTCTAGAGCACTGTTACccactagaattttttttttctatgatgataaaaatgttttatatctgCAATATCATACAGTGACCACTAATCACCTGTTGCtgtacttgaaatgtggctagtaggtgatgggagtgtagctcagtggtagaactgtTGTGATGCATTCCTAAGGCCCTAGGATCGTTCCTCAGGACCACatcaaaaaggggctggggagatagctcagtcggtagagtgcttgccttgcaagcacaaggccctgggttcgatccccagcacccaaaaaaaaaaaaaaaacaaaacgaaaaggaaaagagactCCTATGACTGAAGAACtggacttctttctttctttctctctttttttcctcatttttgatCACtggacttctttctttctttcttttttttcctcatttttgatCAAATTACATAGTAGGGTTTGGGGGAAGGGGAGAGTCTCATGCATTTTACCTTACTAAAGTTGGTAACAATCCACTGTCAAGAAATCAAAGTCAGTTGAAACCCTTTCCCATGTACCATTACCATTTTGAGGAATTGGTATTTTATAGaatgtactttgaaaaaaaagtaCTGCTCTAGAAACAGTCCCTGAGGTTATTATATAAACCGTCTAACAATTATTTCAGTAACTAGGCATTAGAAAGCCATGCTTGTTCTTCACATTATACcatgtaatttaattttactttattatattataattgaATATTTCAGAAGAATATATAGAAGAGCCATGTTCTTAAACATGATACAGAGGAACCCATTGCCAATTAAAACTTGCAAGACATCTCTGATTGATTTTGAAGAATCAGTGGTAGTACAAATAAAATTAgtttagggttggggatatagcttagtggtagagctcacaagaccctggattctacTCCCAGGACCAAAATgagggaaatgttttaaaataacatctgtAGACACCTGAGTAAGGTTTTGTCTATAAAATAaactccagtaccaaataaatgatttaataatgatccatagatatttaaaattttattttgattgtgtTGGTCCATTGTTAAATTTAGTTGAAATTAGAACCGAAAACATTTGCTAAAGAAGCAGTTGTTGAAGTTCTAGCATCTCACCACTTAAATGTTTTCCTTGGTTCTTAGACATTGCTTTAACTTTAGGAAATAGAGTCGTGAGCAAAGAAAGTGTTAAGAAACATTACATTCTGAAATTGTGAGTAGGTGAATCCTTCAGATGATTATAGTAAGATGTGAGTTTTGGTCATACAGAATActttaaacagaaatttagatAGAAATTAGAAGAAGTTCAGaagatttatttaatgaattgggtgttttttgtttttaggtagAAATTAGAAGAAGTTCAGaagatttatttaatgaattggggtttttttgtttgtttgtttgtttgtttttgtaccaggaattgaatccagaggcacttaaccaccaagccacatccccagcccttttttatattttattagagacagggtctcactgagttgctgaggctgggtttgaacttgaaatcctcctgccttggcctcccaagtcactgagattacaggcatgtgtcaccccATCCAACTGAATGGagtgtttttgagatttatcttACTTGAAAAGGCGGTAGATAGTACTCTTGCTGTAAGTTTGAATGACTTCTCTTTTCAGGAGAGGTAATTAATGAAAAGGACCGCTGTAAAAAATGTGAAGGGAAGAAGGTGATTAAAGAAGTCAAGATTCTGGAAGTTCATGTAGACAAAGGCATGAAACATGGACAGAGAATTACATTCACTGGGGAAGCAGACCAAGCTCCAGGAGTGGAACCAGGAGACATTGTTCTTTTGCTACAGGAGAAAGAACATGaggtaatttccttttttaatatttattattattattaattttgttgttCAGAATTGGGTCTTGCTTGAGAAATAGGATCTGTTTTGTTACCCCAGAGTAACACTGGACATAGGTGAAGTTGTTATGTGAACATGGCTTGCTTACTCAAGAACTGACTTATATATATGAGTAAGACCAACAAGGCAGGTGCAGTCAAAAGTATTATAGGTGTTATATAGTTTCAGTCCCACTGTAGCCATAGACTAGTACTATACTTAGGTAATCCTGTTGTCTCTGTacctcattttccttatttaaaatagGGCATTGGCTCAGATGGTCTAAGGCAACTTATTTTTCACTGTGAAACTCCTTTGATGAGTGATTAGTGGATAGGGCTTTAGTCCTTCACACTGCTCTGATTGGTTTTACTGTACTTATGGTGAATTTTCCTTGGAAAGAACAGGTTGTGAAACTTGTATAACAATATGGTCTAGTGTATGCTGTTTTGATTATACAattatgcacatacacacacatacatatgtgtatgtgtatatttggGGGTGAggagagagacagggtctccctatttcccaggctggtctcaaactgcTAGGTTCAAGTGATCATCCTGCTTCATCCTCTCAAGAAGCTGGGAATATAGACATATgtgcactttattttttaatgtcttgtATAGTATACTATAGGcctttattcataaatatatctGGCACTATTCATAAAATACCTCTTCAGTAATCACCCAGAACCTTAAATGCAGTAGCATTTGATAGGATTCTGACTTTGTTCCTCCCCGCATTTACTCTCAAGTTCTCTGAAAATTTACGTCATAGATTAACCACCTTTGTAATGTACgctaaaattttcttctgtttggtcaTTTCTAcaaaccattaaaataaaaaaaaaaaaaatccagtggattctctgatatgcaaatgctaactcacaataagcgggaagaatagaggtactttggactggacagaggggagtgaaggaagcgGGGtgttatgggggtaggaatgatagaataaatcagatattattaccctatgtgcatatgtgattacatgacttgtgtaactctacatcatgtacaaacagaagaacaagaagttatattccatatatgtatatcaaaatgcattctactgtcatgtataactaattagaaattttaaaacaatttttttaaatccaatggATAACAGCAAGGCCATTATTGAGAAGcagatttcttcccttttttttttttttttttttttaacagattgcattttgattcattgtacacaaatggggtacaacttttcatttctgaggttgtacacaatgtagattcacaccatgtaatcatacatgtacatggagtAATTCTGTTTTATACTGCTATCTTCCCTTCCCCCGTcccctccatttttctctataccatccaaagttccttcattctttctgtcCCCCGGCCCCGCCACCCTCCCCCcacattatatattgtcatccacttatcagagaaaacattcaacttctGATTTTTTGGACTTGAcctatttcacctagcatgatgtttttcagcttcatccatttaccagcaaatgccataattttatttgagAAGCAGATTTCTGGCTGGGAATTTGTATTTCCTCACAAGGTTGTGTCTCACTCCCTTGGACTATCCTTTTAGGGTGCACTGATCAGAGTTCATATTTTAGCAGAACCataatttactatatattttGGCTTTTCCTGGATATGCCCAAACCTACAAATGATAAGCATctcttaaatgattaaaaatcagagtaatttctagaattttgtcTTACAGTCTTATAGGTTGAAATATTTGTCATTCTTACAAATTCTGTATTTGGCATTTTAGCTACTTCCTCATTTGTTCCATCTTTCTTTCTGGACACACCACCATACAAAGATGAGAAGTAGGAAACTAGTTGAGAAGGTTATAGTCTACTTTTGTGTAGATTATATTGTATGATGGTATAAACATCACCAGAGTGTTTTTATTGATAGAATCATTGGAGCAGTTTGAGGTTATAAATGATGTCTGGCAAGTGCAGCAGTACAGGAAtagtgagaaaattaaaaagtgacgATTACTTGGATAGAActgattatttttcagtttggggTTTGTCAGTCTAATGGCGAAAACTTTCATACTCAAGTTTCTTCTGTAATATTGCTATATGATTAAAtagggattttaaaaatagtttgctGGATTTGGAGGCAAGGAACTTAAGTTCTGACCCCCATTTACTTACTAGCTTTGTCCTCCCCAGGCTTTGCTTACCAAAAACAAAGATAGTCTTCCCTCAGGAAGCATATTCTAGAATCACATGAGGCTATTGAATAAGCTGTTTTTCTTGAGGGTGTCAGAAGGTGTTTGGAAATAAGAAACCTCTTAAAATTGTTGGCATCAGTGGAATTGCTTGGAATTTCCAACAGAAAGCAGAGTAACTGATTATCTAAGGTAGGAAATAGAAGCTGGTAAAATTAGAATGGAAATTCACCTAGTTCCTTATTATGACCAGCAAAGTAAAAGATGAGATTTAGGCATGTTGTTTAAtttatacaactaaaaatgttttgaatctCCTGAAGAAACAAGACTAGAACATAGAGCCAACTAATTGTTCAAGAAAACCTAGTAGTTTTTCTTTCTGGCTTCTTTTCCCCACTCCCAGCACTTCTGCTAAAGGAATTAGGACCTTAATGAGATTAGAGTTGGTGCTGTAGCTTAAAACCATAAATCTGTTCAAAAGTCATTGAATTTTGGAAATGCTATCTCAAGTGTGTTCATATTCTTGCTATActactgtgtgtgtgttatgtgtttgtttgtttcagtggTCTGGCTACCATAGTGCATTTGTACAGCATAGAAAAACAGTATCTGAAGATGTTATTCCCTCCTTTATaatctgtctttttatttattatttctcagaaATTATTAAGACTTTTATGTGCTTTACTGTCTGGGGTTTATTAAGCCcttattcattttgctttttaaaaattctcattggcaaccaagaaaaaaaatttatgtctttttttgcttattttttgtgtttaaaCATTAGCATCAAATTGTCTTAACCCTAGCGTACCAAAACAATAGTAGCAACTCTGGGTTtcttttgtcgttgttgttgttgttgttggttttg contains:
- the Dnaja2 gene encoding dnaJ homolog subfamily A member 2; translated protein: MANVADTKLYDILGVPPGASENELKKAYRKLAKEYHPDKNPNAGDKFKEISFAYEVLSNPEKRELYDRYGEQGLREGSGGGGGMDDIFSHIFGGGLFGFMGNQSRSRNGRRRGEDMMHPLKVSLEDLYNGKTTKLQLSKNVLCSACNGQGGKSGAVQKCSACRGRGVRIMIRQLAPGMVQQMQSVCSDCNGEGEVINEKDRCKKCEGKKVIKEVKILEVHVDKGMKHGQRITFTGEADQAPGVEPGDIVLLLQEKEHEVFQRDGNDLHMTYKIGLVEALCGFQFTFKHLDGRQIVVKYPPGKVIEPGCVRVVRGEGMPQYRNPFEKGDLYIKFDVQFPENNWINPDKLSELEDLLPSRPEVPNVIGETEEVELQEFDNTRGSGGGQRREAYNDSSDEESSSHHGPGVQCAHQ